From one Chthonomonadales bacterium genomic stretch:
- a CDS encoding tyrosine--tRNA ligase, with translation MDIQKQAEALRRGTGGIVPERGLEEKLARSAREGKPLVIKLGLDPTAPDIHLGTAVVLRKLRQFQDLGHRVVVIIGDFTAAIGDPSGRNETRRQLTAEEVRANAATYEAQYHRILDPARTEIRFNSEWLGAMGFSDVIRLASRMTVAQVMERDDFTKRWRDGRPIGLHELLYPLCQAYDSVVLEADIEMGGTDQMFNILAGRALQGQFGQDPQVALFTPLLVGLDGVQKMSKSLGNYVGITEPPDVMFGKLMSISDEAMPTYFELATAIPMGEVRGLLEDAAAGRRNPKDVKRRLARTVVATYHGEEAAALADAEFERIHARGEMPADMPELTVSPDLARSGGVWVCRLLVAAGLARGTGDARRLVEQGGVHVDGERVTSPDAELPLESLDGATLQVGSRRFVRLRLGPH, from the coding sequence GTGGACATCCAGAAGCAAGCCGAAGCGCTCCGCAGGGGCACCGGAGGCATCGTTCCCGAGCGCGGGCTGGAAGAGAAGCTCGCCCGTTCGGCGCGCGAAGGAAAGCCACTCGTCATCAAGCTCGGCCTGGACCCGACCGCGCCCGACATCCACCTGGGCACCGCCGTCGTACTGCGCAAGCTGCGGCAGTTCCAGGACCTTGGGCACCGCGTCGTCGTGATCATCGGCGACTTCACCGCCGCGATCGGCGACCCCTCTGGCCGGAACGAGACGCGCCGCCAGCTTACCGCCGAGGAGGTGCGCGCCAACGCCGCAACCTACGAGGCGCAGTACCACCGCATCCTGGACCCGGCGCGCACGGAGATTCGGTTCAACAGCGAGTGGCTTGGCGCGATGGGCTTCTCCGACGTGATTCGGCTCGCCTCGCGCATGACGGTGGCTCAGGTGATGGAGCGCGACGACTTCACCAAGCGCTGGCGAGACGGCCGGCCGATCGGTCTCCACGAGCTCCTCTACCCGCTCTGCCAGGCCTACGATTCCGTGGTGCTTGAGGCCGATATCGAGATGGGCGGAACGGACCAGATGTTCAACATCCTGGCCGGCCGCGCGCTTCAGGGCCAGTTCGGGCAGGACCCGCAGGTGGCCCTGTTCACTCCCCTCCTCGTGGGACTGGACGGCGTGCAGAAGATGTCGAAGTCGCTGGGTAACTACGTGGGTATAACGGAGCCGCCCGACGTGATGTTCGGCAAGCTGATGTCGATCTCCGACGAGGCAATGCCCACCTACTTTGAGCTCGCCACCGCCATCCCGATGGGCGAGGTCCGCGGCCTGCTGGAGGACGCCGCCGCCGGACGACGCAACCCGAAGGACGTGAAGCGGCGCCTCGCGCGTACCGTGGTGGCAACCTACCACGGCGAGGAGGCCGCTGCCCTCGCGGATGCCGAGTTCGAGCGCATCCACGCACGCGGCGAGATGCCAGCCGACATGCCAGAGCTCACGGTGTCGCCCGACCTTGCGCGCAGCGGTGGCGTCTGGGTGTGCCGACTGCTCGTCGCGGCCGGCCTGGCGCGGGGCACGGGCGACGCGCGCCGTCTGGTGGAGCAGGGAGGCGTCCACGTCGACGGCGAGCGCGTCACCTCGCCCGACGCAGAGCTTCCGCTGGAGTCCCTCGACGGCGCGACTTTGCAGGTGGGGAGCCGACGGTTCGTGCGCCTGCGCCTCGGCCCCCACTGA
- a CDS encoding ABC transporter permease: MTDLYLFGSALRDLMRARRLAITAGLVALPAAVALALRLAARGRFDGAIAYNALASLLVFGFLLVILSVVFSTGAIGQEMEQKTIVYLLTRPVPRWRILLARFAAATLLIVATGWLALLLLAAATYSPRSETTPGRVRAATVRDYGSLATRLRDASDPVSEYVRNELPPEANDLLDAYDGETPPSRELRAAIWRGLDRLVRSGAPLYKEERFSMVTLDPEVRALAARRPTGPAAARLNRLLLEAAYPEEIVQSRGALSRLPRDILVLPVGALAYGSVFLLLATLFSRSLIGGLLFAFGWESWVPLMRGKFQLLSIMTYLRVLAPHPKPETASVDITQILSLLTPEVVSARAAWAVLASIIVLGLAASLLSFSVREYVPRDDAG, encoded by the coding sequence ATGACCGACCTGTACCTGTTTGGCTCCGCCCTGCGCGACCTGATGCGCGCCCGGCGGCTCGCCATCACGGCGGGGCTTGTGGCCCTCCCGGCAGCGGTGGCGCTCGCCCTCCGGCTGGCGGCGCGCGGCCGCTTCGACGGCGCGATCGCCTACAACGCGCTGGCTTCGCTCCTGGTATTCGGCTTCCTGCTCGTCATCCTCTCCGTCGTCTTCAGCACCGGCGCCATCGGCCAGGAGATGGAACAGAAGACCATCGTCTACCTGCTCACGCGGCCAGTGCCGCGCTGGCGCATCCTGCTCGCCCGCTTCGCCGCCGCCACGCTGCTGATCGTGGCGACCGGCTGGCTCGCGCTGCTGCTGCTGGCCGCCGCGACCTACAGCCCACGCTCCGAGACCACGCCCGGCCGCGTGCGCGCAGCGACCGTGCGCGACTACGGATCGCTCGCGACCCGGCTCCGCGACGCCTCCGATCCCGTCTCCGAGTACGTCCGCAACGAGCTACCGCCGGAGGCCAACGACCTCCTTGACGCCTACGATGGCGAGACGCCACCCTCCCGGGAGCTGCGCGCCGCCATCTGGCGGGGGCTGGACCGCCTGGTACGCTCGGGCGCGCCGCTCTACAAGGAGGAGCGGTTCAGCATGGTCACGCTGGACCCGGAGGTGCGCGCCCTCGCGGCGCGCCGCCCCACCGGGCCCGCCGCCGCGCGGTTGAACCGGCTCCTGCTTGAGGCAGCCTACCCCGAGGAGATCGTGCAGAGCCGCGGGGCCCTCTCTCGACTGCCGCGTGACATCCTTGTCCTGCCGGTCGGAGCGCTGGCGTACGGCTCCGTGTTCCTGCTGCTCGCCACGCTCTTCAGCCGTTCGCTCATCGGCGGCCTGCTGTTCGCCTTCGGCTGGGAATCGTGGGTCCCCCTGATGCGCGGTAAGTTCCAGCTCCTATCGATCATGACCTACCTGCGTGTGCTGGCCCCACACCCGAAGCCCGAGACCGCCTCCGTCGACATCACGCAGATCCTGAGCCTCCTCACTCCCGAGGTCGTGTCGGCGCGGGCCGCGTGGGCAGTGCTCGCATCCATCATCGTGCTCGGCCTGGCGGCATCGCTCCTCTCCTTCTCCGTGCGCGAATACGTTCCGCGCGACGACGCTGGCTAA
- a CDS encoding ABC transporter ATP-binding protein, with protein sequence MISLQRASRWYGQVIGINDVTCAIGPGITALLGPNGAGKSTLIKLVTGQLRPTTGRVTVLGANPFANTRVFGRLGYGPEIENAYEEMTGRGFVTLLAALAGIPSARRDSRVADVLEMVGMAPHADRRIGGYSKGMRQRVKFAQAIVHDPEVLVLDEPLNGLDPLGRREMAALFQRLAAEGRCVLVSSHILYEVEQLTHTILLMHRGRLRAQGDVAHIRSLIDAHPHHIQISTDRARDMARRLLELPFVLSARLDSPHATMVEIETRAPELFYDRFPSLVLEDGFVITDFRSPDNNLEAVFRYLVADGSGARAAAP encoded by the coding sequence ATGATCTCGCTGCAGAGGGCATCGCGATGGTACGGGCAGGTGATAGGCATCAACGACGTGACCTGCGCCATCGGGCCGGGTATTACCGCCCTGCTGGGGCCCAACGGCGCGGGGAAGTCCACGCTCATTAAGCTCGTCACCGGCCAGCTTCGGCCCACCACGGGCCGGGTCACGGTGCTGGGGGCCAACCCTTTCGCGAACACCCGCGTGTTTGGGCGCCTGGGCTACGGCCCGGAGATTGAGAACGCCTACGAGGAGATGACGGGGCGCGGCTTCGTGACCCTGCTCGCCGCGCTCGCGGGCATCCCGTCCGCGAGGCGCGACTCCCGCGTGGCGGACGTGCTGGAGATGGTCGGCATGGCCCCGCACGCCGACCGCCGGATCGGCGGCTACTCGAAGGGAATGCGCCAGCGCGTTAAGTTCGCCCAGGCGATCGTGCACGACCCCGAGGTGCTCGTGCTCGACGAGCCACTCAACGGCCTGGACCCGCTGGGCCGCCGCGAGATGGCCGCGCTCTTTCAGCGGCTGGCCGCCGAGGGGCGGTGCGTGCTCGTCTCGAGCCACATCCTCTACGAGGTGGAGCAACTCACCCACACCATCCTGCTGATGCACCGCGGCCGTCTGCGCGCGCAAGGCGACGTCGCGCACATCCGATCGCTGATCGACGCGCACCCGCACCACATCCAGATCTCGACCGACCGCGCGCGCGACATGGCCAGACGCCTGCTCGAGTTGCCCTTCGTGCTCAGCGCCCGGCTCGACAGCCCGCACGCCACCATGGTTGAGATCGAGACCCGGGCTCCGGAGCTCTTCTACGACCGGTTCCCGTCGCTCGTCCTCGAGGACGGGTTCGTGATCACGGACTTTCGCTCGCCCGACAACAACCTGGAGGCCGTCTTCCGCTACCTGGTGGCGGACGGCTCCGGCGCCCGGGCGGCCGCGCCATGA
- a CDS encoding ABC transporter permease subunit, with protein MTQPASQTGAPAAGTSDAAPPILDVTYRNYDGPLHSRAVRWWIVSLATIRLATRRWWFWLLAIISTWPYLFFGIMLYVQSQMPEGPRQQVLGAAADHQYAGIFYQAFDQHLFWLMLIGLAAGAATIANDNRTNALQVYLARPITKGDYVLGKCAGVFLIILAAAFAPALVLYLFCLLSYMSEGFLRQEPWLILRILGACAIAAAAYTSLIVGVSAWCRSGLIAGAISAGAYFATSIISGILWLVLFFGEIRSGAAMTRGVLVQHASISGVINGLAWNVFAVTLRIPMFQRRRGMPEIVEMVPPNVWVMAAAVALIVVGGFVAARVRVRAVEVVRG; from the coding sequence ATGACGCAGCCAGCGAGCCAGACCGGCGCTCCGGCGGCCGGAACGTCCGATGCCGCGCCGCCCATCCTGGACGTCACCTACCGCAACTACGACGGCCCGCTGCACTCGCGCGCCGTCCGCTGGTGGATCGTGTCGCTCGCCACGATTCGCCTGGCGACGCGCCGCTGGTGGTTCTGGCTGCTCGCCATTATCTCCACGTGGCCGTACCTGTTCTTTGGCATCATGCTCTATGTGCAGAGCCAGATGCCGGAGGGGCCACGCCAGCAGGTCCTCGGCGCGGCGGCGGACCACCAGTACGCCGGCATCTTCTACCAGGCGTTCGACCAGCATCTCTTCTGGCTCATGCTGATCGGCCTCGCCGCCGGCGCCGCGACCATCGCCAACGACAACCGCACGAACGCGCTGCAGGTCTACCTCGCCCGGCCGATCACGAAGGGCGACTACGTGCTCGGCAAGTGTGCCGGAGTCTTCCTGATCATCCTGGCCGCCGCGTTCGCACCGGCGCTCGTGCTCTACCTGTTCTGCTTGCTCAGCTACATGAGCGAGGGGTTCCTGCGGCAGGAGCCGTGGCTGATCCTGCGCATCCTGGGCGCCTGCGCCATCGCCGCGGCGGCCTACACCAGCCTGATCGTCGGCGTCTCGGCGTGGTGCCGCTCCGGGCTCATTGCCGGAGCGATCAGCGCGGGCGCCTACTTCGCCACAAGCATCATCTCGGGCATACTCTGGCTCGTGCTCTTCTTCGGGGAGATCCGGAGCGGGGCGGCCATGACCCGGGGCGTACTGGTGCAGCACGCCTCGATCAGTGGGGTGATCAACGGGCTCGCCTGGAACGTGTTCGCGGTGACCCTCCGGATCCCGATGTTCCAGCGCCGTCGCGGCATGCCGGAGATCGTCGAGATGGTACCCCCGAACGTGTGGGTCATGGCGGCCGCCGTCGCGCTCATCGTGGTCGGTGGGTTCGTGGCGGCGCGGGTACGCGTGCGGGCCGTAGAGGTGGTGCGCGGATGA
- a CDS encoding ABC transporter ATP-binding protein, with amino-acid sequence MTHLTVRYGAKAAISDLTLEVPEGCVGLLGPNGAGKTTLLKTLLGFLPPSAGRGSVLGLDVGAHGLAIRKHVGLMPEVDCHIPGMNAVSFVAYAGELSGMPGNHALRRAHEVLEYVGLGEARYRNVETYSTGMKQRIKLAQALVHGPKLLFLDEPTNGLDPEGRDDMLRLVRDISHAKGINVLVSSHLLPDIERTSDTVVVMRSGRIAAQGSVAELRQTAGVQVDIDLQIASDTFVRSLEAAGCRVLSQVGAHCRVQIAEDAADPARLIFEVARDSGAQVRGLRPALRSLEEVFVEVVA; translated from the coding sequence ATGACCCATCTGACCGTCCGCTACGGCGCCAAGGCCGCCATCTCGGACCTCACGCTCGAAGTGCCGGAGGGCTGTGTGGGCCTCCTCGGCCCGAACGGCGCGGGCAAAACGACCCTCCTCAAGACACTTCTCGGCTTCCTCCCCCCGAGCGCCGGACGTGGGAGCGTCCTCGGCCTCGATGTAGGCGCCCATGGGCTGGCGATACGCAAGCACGTGGGCCTGATGCCCGAGGTTGACTGCCACATCCCCGGCATGAACGCCGTCAGCTTCGTGGCCTACGCGGGCGAGCTCTCCGGCATGCCGGGCAACCACGCGCTCCGGCGCGCCCACGAGGTCCTCGAGTACGTCGGCCTCGGCGAGGCACGCTACCGCAACGTGGAGACCTACTCCACCGGCATGAAGCAGCGCATTAAGCTCGCCCAGGCGCTCGTCCACGGCCCGAAGCTTCTCTTCCTCGACGAGCCAACGAACGGGCTGGATCCCGAGGGCCGCGACGACATGCTCCGGCTTGTGCGCGACATATCGCACGCCAAGGGCATCAACGTGCTCGTCTCCTCGCACCTCCTGCCGGACATCGAGCGCACTTCGGACACGGTCGTCGTGATGCGCTCGGGGCGCATCGCCGCGCAGGGCTCCGTGGCGGAGCTGCGCCAGACGGCCGGCGTGCAGGTGGACATCGACCTGCAGATCGCGTCGGATACCTTCGTGCGCTCGCTGGAGGCAGCAGGCTGCCGCGTGCTCAGCCAGGTAGGGGCCCACTGCCGCGTGCAGATCGCCGAGGATGCCGCCGACCCGGCCCGCCTCATCTTCGAGGTGGCGCGCGATTCCGGCGCACAAGTGCGCGGGCTGCGACCGGCGCTGCGCTCGCTGGAGGAGGTGTTCGTGGAGGTCGTGGCATGA
- a CDS encoding long-chain fatty acid--CoA ligase — protein sequence MAEQTIYQMLRESARRFESRRALGYKEDGAYRYLTYGDVWRRVRSFRRGLASLGVRRGDRIALLSYNRVEWAIADLTAQSLGVVTVPIYHTLPVEQVEYLVRDSASRVLIVEDARQLVKAQELRPRVRTLEHVVVMRGPAAEDVLRFDEVLARGGPEGPMDDKLDRQAEEIAPDEVATLIYTSGTTGDPKGAMLSHRALLHTGTAAREFVRLDETDVFLSFLPLCHIVERVGGHYLPLSVGALIVYSEGPFAVAGEIADVRPTVFLCVPRLYENVQEKVMEHAARLPARRRRVFGWAMRVGREYAERRSRGATIGPALALQRRAADQIVLEQVRRKATGGRVRFLVSGGAPLGSETALFFESIGVTILEGYGLTECPVIALNRPGRSRLGTVGEPLPGLEARIADDGEIHARGPSLMRGYFGKPEATAEAIDGEGWFNTGDIGEIGPGGFLRITDRKKDIIVLANGKNVAPQPIEARLKRSPYIQEAVLIGDRQSVMVAIVVPAFDRLRHWAAELGVEAASAEALAAHPDVKRLIKAEIDRCSEGLADFERVRRFALVDHAFTIDGGELTPTLKVRRREVARLYAPLIEQLVR from the coding sequence ATGGCCGAGCAGACGATCTACCAGATGCTCCGCGAGAGCGCGCGGCGCTTCGAGAGCCGGCGCGCGCTCGGGTACAAAGAGGACGGCGCGTACCGCTACCTGACCTATGGCGACGTCTGGCGGCGCGTGCGCTCCTTCCGGCGGGGACTGGCCTCGCTTGGCGTGCGCCGCGGTGATCGCATCGCCCTGCTGTCCTACAATCGCGTCGAATGGGCCATCGCCGACCTGACCGCTCAGAGCCTCGGCGTCGTCACCGTTCCCATCTACCACACGCTGCCCGTCGAGCAGGTGGAATACCTGGTTCGTGACTCCGCCTCGCGCGTGCTCATCGTGGAGGACGCGCGGCAGCTCGTCAAGGCCCAGGAGCTTCGGCCCCGCGTGCGAACGCTGGAGCACGTCGTCGTAATGCGCGGCCCCGCTGCAGAGGACGTGCTCCGCTTCGATGAGGTCCTCGCGCGGGGCGGCCCCGAGGGCCCCATGGACGACAAGCTCGACCGGCAGGCCGAGGAGATCGCGCCCGACGAGGTCGCCACGCTCATCTACACCTCGGGCACCACGGGCGACCCGAAGGGCGCCATGCTCAGCCACCGCGCCCTCTTGCACACCGGCACGGCGGCGCGGGAGTTCGTTCGCCTCGATGAGACCGACGTGTTCCTCTCTTTCCTTCCACTCTGCCACATCGTTGAGCGCGTGGGGGGCCACTATCTCCCGCTCTCGGTCGGCGCGCTCATCGTCTACTCCGAGGGGCCGTTCGCCGTGGCCGGCGAGATCGCCGACGTGCGCCCGACGGTGTTCCTGTGCGTGCCGCGGCTCTACGAGAACGTTCAGGAGAAGGTGATGGAGCACGCGGCGAGGCTGCCGGCGCGCCGCCGCCGTGTCTTCGGCTGGGCGATGCGCGTGGGCCGAGAGTACGCCGAGCGCCGGAGCCGTGGCGCGACGATCGGGCCGGCGCTTGCGCTGCAGCGGCGCGCGGCGGACCAGATCGTGTTGGAGCAGGTCCGGCGGAAGGCCACCGGAGGGCGCGTTCGGTTCCTGGTGTCAGGCGGCGCGCCGCTGGGCTCCGAGACCGCGTTGTTCTTCGAGAGCATCGGCGTCACGATCCTCGAAGGCTATGGGCTGACCGAGTGCCCGGTCATCGCGCTCAACCGACCGGGCCGCAGCCGGCTCGGCACCGTGGGGGAGCCGCTGCCCGGCCTCGAGGCACGCATCGCCGACGACGGGGAGATTCACGCGCGCGGTCCGAGCCTGATGCGCGGCTACTTCGGCAAGCCGGAGGCGACCGCCGAGGCCATCGACGGCGAGGGGTGGTTCAACACCGGCGACATCGGCGAGATCGGCCCGGGCGGCTTCCTGCGAATCACCGACCGCAAGAAGGACATCATCGTCCTCGCTAACGGCAAGAACGTGGCGCCCCAGCCCATTGAAGCGCGGCTGAAACGCAGCCCCTACATCCAGGAGGCCGTCCTGATCGGGGATCGTCAGAGCGTGATGGTGGCGATCGTGGTCCCGGCCTTCGATCGGCTCCGCCACTGGGCCGCGGAGCTCGGCGTGGAAGCTGCCAGCGCGGAGGCGCTGGCCGCGCACCCGGACGTGAAGAGGCTGATTAAGGCCGAGATCGACCGGTGCTCCGAAGGGCTAGCGGACTTCGAGCGGGTCAGGCGGTTCGCGCTCGTCGACCACGCGTTCACCATCGATGGCGGCGAGCTCACCCCAACGCTGAAGGTGCGCCGCCGCGAGGTCGCTCGCCTCTATGCGCCGCTCATTGAGCAACTCGTGCGCTGA
- a CDS encoding VOC family protein, whose amino-acid sequence MRILGVTTTVLVRDLDRALGFYRDVLGFSVREEEEDWALFEEGVGLVQSPKPLPEDNLKLNAVSVTLSVGDAEGAFRELTARGVAFLVPPTPVGGAISAAFRDTEGNVLQLIERAAPA is encoded by the coding sequence TTGCGGATTCTGGGCGTCACGACCACCGTCCTGGTGCGCGACCTGGATCGCGCCCTCGGCTTCTACCGCGATGTGCTGGGCTTCTCTGTGCGAGAGGAGGAGGAGGACTGGGCCCTGTTCGAGGAGGGCGTGGGGCTCGTGCAGTCACCCAAGCCGCTGCCGGAGGACAACCTCAAGCTGAACGCCGTGTCCGTGACGCTGAGCGTGGGCGACGCCGAGGGCGCCTTCCGCGAGTTGACCGCTCGCGGCGTGGCCTTCCTGGTCCCGCCGACGCCGGTCGGCGGAGCGATCTCGGCCGCCTTCCGCGACACAGAGGGCAACGTTCTGCAGCTCATCGAGCGCGCCGCGCCGGCCTAG
- a CDS encoding HD domain-containing protein, whose product MWEALERIRAATAHTPYEGRVYLVGGVLRDRVLGLPPAQDVDLVVEEDAVALAHLLRSKGVAERRPTVYPRFGTAMVSVAGVQVEFVTARAERYGAGSRKPTVRRATLRDDVLRRDFTINTLLENLHSAELLDLTGRALADLREGVIRTPLAPEETFHDDPLRMLRAVRFAARLGFRVEERAWQAIEQMAGRLNLMGPASPVVSAERIRDEVLKTLLSPDPAGGMEMLRRSGLLRQFWPELQAMVGVAQNAWHSHDVWDHTMLALRSLALDAGQTVRLAVLLHDVGKPATRSEDPRGVHFYEHQFVGADMARVLLQRLRLPNDEVREVTTLVALHMRLGEMRSEWSDAAVRRLIRDTSAHLGALFLVARADTAAMSPAAPVTDLDAVRARIEAVNREADAARMASPLDGNEIMVALGVAPGPVVGEAKEMLVNEVIEGRLRDGDKAGALDRLRAWSAARGA is encoded by the coding sequence ATGTGGGAGGCCCTGGAGCGGATACGCGCGGCGACAGCGCACACGCCCTATGAAGGTCGCGTCTACCTGGTCGGCGGGGTGCTGCGCGATCGGGTCCTCGGCTTGCCGCCGGCGCAGGACGTGGATCTCGTAGTGGAGGAGGACGCCGTCGCGCTAGCGCACCTCCTGCGCTCCAAGGGCGTCGCCGAGCGCCGCCCCACGGTCTACCCGCGCTTCGGAACGGCCATGGTGAGCGTAGCGGGCGTGCAGGTGGAGTTCGTGACGGCGCGGGCCGAACGCTACGGCGCCGGCAGCCGCAAGCCCACCGTGCGCCGCGCCACGCTGCGCGACGACGTGCTGCGGCGCGACTTCACCATCAACACGCTGCTCGAGAACCTGCACTCCGCCGAACTGCTCGATCTGACCGGCCGTGCGCTTGCCGACCTACGGGAGGGAGTGATCCGAACGCCCCTCGCCCCGGAAGAGACCTTCCACGACGACCCGCTCCGGATGTTGCGGGCGGTGCGGTTCGCGGCGCGCCTGGGCTTTCGCGTGGAGGAGAGGGCCTGGCAGGCGATCGAGCAAATGGCCGGTCGGCTCAACCTGATGGGCCCCGCGTCGCCGGTCGTCTCGGCGGAGCGCATCCGCGACGAGGTGCTCAAGACCCTGCTCTCGCCGGACCCCGCCGGCGGCATGGAGATGCTGCGCCGGTCGGGCCTGCTGCGTCAGTTCTGGCCAGAGCTGCAGGCGATGGTCGGCGTCGCGCAGAACGCCTGGCACTCGCATGACGTCTGGGACCACACGATGCTGGCGCTGCGCTCCCTGGCGCTCGACGCCGGGCAGACGGTGCGGCTCGCCGTGCTGCTCCACGATGTCGGCAAGCCGGCGACGCGGAGCGAGGATCCCCGTGGCGTTCACTTCTATGAGCACCAGTTCGTGGGGGCCGACATGGCGCGGGTGCTGCTTCAGCGGCTCCGGCTTCCGAACGACGAGGTCCGCGAGGTCACCACGCTCGTGGCGCTGCACATGCGCCTGGGCGAGATGCGTTCGGAATGGTCGGACGCGGCCGTGCGCCGGCTGATCCGCGACACCTCGGCGCACCTGGGCGCGCTCTTTCTGGTGGCCAGGGCGGACACGGCCGCGATGAGCCCGGCGGCACCGGTGACCGACCTGGATGCGGTGCGGGCGCGTATCGAGGCGGTGAACCGCGAGGCGGACGCCGCGCGCATGGCGAGCCCGCTGGACGGCAACGAGATCATGGTCGCGCTCGGAGTCGCGCCCGGGCCCGTTGTCGGCGAGGCCAAGGAGATGCTCGTCAACGAGGTGATCGAGGGCCGTTTGCGCGACGGCGACAAAGCCGGCGCGCTCGATCGGCTGAGGGCGTGGAGTGCCGCCCGCGGGGCGTGA
- a CDS encoding sugar phosphate isomerase/epimerase: MRFAICNETFKGWSWDATCRFVAEAGYEGIEIAPFTLADDVRSLNATARQRIRTVADSAGLSIVGLHWLLVAPAGLSLTDADDGVRGQTARYLVDLVELCADLGGGVMVLGSPKQRRIPEGDTREVAQDRFLAGVRPALDAALARGVRLCLEPLPPPEADFLLNLREAAELLDRLNHPAAATILDVKSASADETPIPELIARHIGRFAHVHANDANRRGPGFGQTDFDAIMPALRDAGYDGWVSVEVFDYTPDPRTIATTGLATLKRPLSQ; encoded by the coding sequence ATGCGTTTTGCCATCTGCAACGAGACCTTCAAGGGCTGGAGCTGGGACGCCACATGCCGGTTCGTCGCCGAGGCCGGCTACGAGGGCATCGAGATCGCCCCCTTCACCCTGGCCGACGACGTGCGCTCGCTGAACGCGACCGCGCGCCAGCGCATCCGCACGGTCGCCGACTCGGCCGGCCTATCGATAGTCGGCCTTCACTGGCTCCTCGTGGCGCCGGCCGGCCTTTCGCTCACCGACGCCGACGACGGCGTACGCGGCCAGACCGCGCGGTATCTGGTGGATCTGGTCGAGCTATGCGCCGACCTGGGCGGAGGCGTGATGGTGCTCGGCTCGCCGAAGCAGCGGCGGATCCCGGAGGGCGACACCCGCGAGGTCGCCCAGGACCGCTTCCTCGCCGGCGTGCGACCCGCCCTGGACGCCGCGCTTGCGCGCGGCGTGCGGCTATGCCTGGAGCCGCTCCCGCCGCCGGAGGCCGACTTCCTCCTCAATCTGCGCGAGGCGGCCGAGCTCCTGGACCGCCTTAACCACCCCGCCGCGGCCACCATCCTCGACGTCAAGAGCGCGAGCGCCGACGAGACGCCGATCCCGGAGTTGATAGCCCGCCACATCGGGCGGTTCGCGCACGTGCACGCCAATGATGCCAACCGTCGCGGTCCGGGCTTCGGCCAGACCGACTTCGACGCCATCATGCCCGCCCTGCGAGACGCCGGCTACGATGGCTGGGTGTCGGTCGAGGTCTTCGACTACACGCCGGATCCTCGCACCATCGCGACCACGGGCCTGGCGACGCTCAAGCGCCCGCTGAGCCAGTAG
- a CDS encoding diaminopimelate epimerase yields MRFTKMQGIGNDFVVVNCLSDPLPEAALPALSQRLNDRKFGIGGDGLIMVLPSRVADFRMRMLNPDGSEAEMCGNGIRCFARYLYDRQFITEPQVKVETLAGVKPLKLLTRAGRVDAVRVDMGQPRLRRSEIPMRGEDSERVVAEPLRVAGRRFEVTAVSMGNPHVVVFEQNLDTFDAARYGPAIENHKAFPQRTNAQFVQVISTSEIVLRTWERGAGITLACGTGACAAVVAGVLNGKTTKRVNVHLLGGDLLVEWTGDNRVTMTGPAEEVFEGSVPL; encoded by the coding sequence CTGCGCTTCACCAAGATGCAAGGGATCGGAAACGACTTCGTCGTCGTGAACTGTCTGAGCGACCCGTTGCCAGAGGCGGCTCTGCCAGCTCTGAGCCAGCGCCTCAATGACCGAAAGTTCGGCATCGGCGGAGACGGGCTCATCATGGTGCTCCCCTCCCGTGTGGCCGACTTCCGAATGCGGATGCTGAACCCGGACGGTAGCGAGGCCGAGATGTGCGGCAACGGCATTCGCTGCTTCGCCCGCTACCTCTATGACCGTCAGTTCATCACCGAGCCCCAGGTGAAGGTGGAGACGCTGGCGGGCGTCAAGCCGCTGAAGCTCCTGACGCGGGCGGGCCGTGTGGACGCCGTCCGCGTGGACATGGGCCAGCCGCGCCTGCGCCGTTCCGAGATCCCGATGCGCGGCGAGGACAGCGAGCGCGTGGTCGCCGAGCCGCTGAGGGTCGCGGGACGGCGATTCGAGGTCACGGCCGTCTCGATGGGGAACCCGCACGTCGTCGTCTTCGAGCAAAACCTGGACACGTTCGACGCGGCGCGCTACGGCCCGGCGATCGAGAACCACAAGGCCTTTCCTCAGCGCACGAACGCCCAGTTCGTGCAGGTGATCTCGACATCGGAGATCGTCCTGCGAACCTGGGAGCGCGGGGCCGGCATCACGCTGGCCTGCGGCACCGGGGCGTGCGCGGCGGTCGTGGCCGGGGTGCTGAACGGCAAGACGACCAAGCGCGTCAATGTGCACCTGCTCGGAGGCGACCTTCTGGTGGAGTGGACCGGCGACAACCGCGTGACGATGACCGGTCCCGCCGAGGAGGTGTTCGAGGGGTCGGTGCCGCTCTAG